The Kryptolebias marmoratus isolate JLee-2015 linkage group LG9, ASM164957v2, whole genome shotgun sequence nucleotide sequence GACAGGGTGCATCAGTGTTTCTGCTGTAGGAGTCAGTCTGGGTCAATTAGGCTCAATATGACCCAGAACCGCAAACCTATATTTTTACCTCAAGATGTCACTAAATCTTCCTCTAATGAtagtttattgtgtttgtgtgtgtgtgtgtctgcagctttaCCTTACAGGCCAGGCAGCAGCCGTTAAAAAGAGATGGGGCCCGTCCTGGCTGGgtgatctcatgtgatgtcTTCAGGAGCTGCTTCGTCACCTGTTACCTGCCTGAGCCGTCTCTGTAGACACTCCCTTTGTATCACTGTGACACTTTACACTGTCTGATCATTTCTGAGCCCCCTCAGGGAACACCTGCACTCACTCTTTGGCTGTTTGAGGAATATCCCCTTACCTCAGGACAGCCCATCATCCTTCTGCCTGTACAGCATGACATGTAACAAGATGATGATTTATAGGTCGCTTTGTCTCCCTTCGCAGGAATATATGTTGGAGCTTAAagttacttctttttttaaaatctctgccTGCTTGCTAAAGAAATTTTACTTGAACTCTTAAATTCTAACTTAAAAATTAGACAACGATGTGGAATAGGTCCTGACTATATCACTGATGGGAAAAACATTATGATGTGGCCACAAATTGATAAAATCCTGACTTATAGAAAGAgctaaagtgactgaaaatatattaaatgttaaacttaCTGCCCATAGTTGTTTACCTACTCTGACTAGGGCTAGCCTAATGTAGACTAATGTTACTCAAGCTTTCTGTGCTTTCTGTTGGATTCAGCCgagagctttgtttacattaagtgtggACCTGCATTTTGGAATTACaaatcaatatatctggaaaactactggagaaAACTTTAAACTGGAACCATTTCATATAGTTAAGGATGGCCTTTTTCACATATGATTTCATAAATTTGCAGCGAGAACctttaatcacttgtagatgccaacccaatgattactttctgaaagtttcattaaacaaatagttttttttaattggataaAACCCGGTCACATACTGACTGTAATCCATTATGTAGAAACCATAAGTGTCTGTGTAAACTTGCCAATTCAGCATTTAAACAGTCAATCATCTGCAGAGTTTTAGATCAGTCTATCCAGAGGAGAGATATTTCAGTCTGAGCCAAAGAGGTGGAAATTTTATTCTGCTGCATGTGGTTAAAAGtgatctttttttcctctcaggtcATTTATCACAGTTTGTATAGAAGAGGAAATGTTTATTAGTTTGATTAAATTGTATAAAGTCCTTCTGTTAACGTCTTCCGTCAAAGCTTCAGTGAAAACTCTGTAAAGTGTGATGAATAATTCAAAGGATGATATCATTTTACCTGAGATAAGCCTGTTTGGTTGCCATGGTAGAAATGCATGTATTATTTACTGGTTGTGTCAGTGTGACTGGAAGGCAGCTTACAGTCGTTTTTAGATCTCTCTGTACAGTTGGGGATTAAACCTGGTAGTAATCCATGAGAAACCAAACGGAGTGTCTGAGCTGAGTGTTTACCTCCGAATGAGAGGAGGAATGAAGCAGAGGGTCTGCGATGGAGGGGACAGAGCCGACAGCAGGACAGGAGAGGCCACAGAGGCGGGTGAGGTTCCGCGTGGCTTCGGGGAACAGCGGCCGGGTGCTGAAGGAGATGTTCAAGGATGAGGGGCCCTCGGACTCCTTGGATTCAGACTGCACCAGCAGCTCGGACGCAGAGCGGGCCAGCACCCCCTCCACGACGGGAGATATTCACGGACACCTGTTTGGATACCTGGGCTCCGAGCTGGACGACAGCGGGAGCGAGCCCGATGAACTGCTCATGTACGCGGGGGCCACCAAGGACTGGATGTTCACCACCAAGAGGGTCAACATCCTGAGTAAAAACGGGACAGTTAGAGGGGTCAGACACAAAGTCAGCGCAGGTCAGGCGCTCTTTGAAAACCTTCCTAATGCTGTAAGTACCTGAACTCCGGTCTAACCTGTCGCCTTTAATCACTTCATTGGCTGAATGGTTTCAGGACAGTTCCCCGTCTGACAGAAGCTACATGCAGGTGTGGGACGAGAACAAAAGCTCACAACAGAGGTCACGGAACAATTAAAGATTAATGATGCATTTCATTAAGCATTTCAGGAGAAACTCATCAGGTTAATGAATTCAGCACTGCTTTCTAGTGTCCTTGCACTGACTGCGGCCGAAGCAACTGACAGCAAACCTGATgtaaaaagtcagaaacaaCTGGAAATATATACGATTCCACCGATTTATCAAACTAAAACTCCTCAGCATGTTGAAGGGAGATTATCTGCCTTGTAAAGTGGAGACTAAATGCTTATCAAGGCTGAATGCATCATTCCCAATTCAAAGGAAAAGTCTGTTTCTGTTAATCAAAAGTAAtgcattaaaattttaattttaaactatttgttttacattgcTGAACCtcattatcgcctgctgctgaaaggtgggcaaaaataagagaaagatataaaaagataaactcaatacagttttacaaaaataaaaaaattaaaatgggCAAGTTTCAGTGAGAAGGATAGCTGGTCTGTCAGCACTGATCAGAAATCataaagtttttaacttttgagaGTCCTGCTCCAAACTgctcatttaaatgaaaactggaaaacagtTATGGACTGAAAATACATTCTTATCTTtgaaaaaatttaaagaaaatctagCACTAGTCTTGTAAATTGTAATGGTTTGAAAATGGCCTCTTAACTCTCAAAAGTATTACCCaatgtgagtttattttaatgtaatctgGCACAAGTCACAGTAAATTATTTGATGAATCGTTCTTGATGTTTACTGGAAATAAAATCTGGAAACAGTGTTCCTCATCTGAAAATTGTTGTTGAGATTTGACCTTTTGTTTGAAGGTTTGCTGAGGGGTTTAATCAGCTGTAAcaaaaaagtactttaaaaagtatccaaaacctgaaatattttggaaaatTCAGCAAATTCATATTAAAGCGTGGCAATGTATTCTTAATTTGCCTCCAAAATACAATCAGTCTTCACAAACAGCCATCAGTTATtacatctgaatattttttttgtttaacttcgTGACAtgttttgaatttagtttaaatatcCCAGCCTGATGTTTTAAATTCCCTTTTTTCTTCGtaaatctgcattttatttgtatctgTCTCCATCTTATGACTGCCTGAgtgacaacaaaaaagacaaaacaaacaaaaaaattaaaatatgcagCTGCTATCTGCATCtgcatctatctatctatctatctatctatctatctatctatctatctatctatctatctatctatctatctatctatctatctatctatctatctatctatctatctatctatctatctatctatctatctatctatctatctatctatctatctatctatctatctatcagcAACAATAAGAGATGTCACAAGtagaatatctgtaaaactgactgaattatagtcatttttgtgattttgttttaagtaaaagcaacattttaaacacagatcttacagaatctgttagcactcagaatatatgttggcCCACGACTAACACACTGAATTTTAGGttactatctgtaaaattgatggatttatagctgttttgtgtgtgtgtgttttgaggtGAGTtggctggggcagccatcttgaatcacggTAGTCAGTTGAAGTGGTAGATCCATTGATCACTGCAtgcaagtttgaaaaaaaaaaaatacaatccagtggttcatgagatattttggtaacagacacaggcaaacacaTTGGTGTCTGTCTttgctttcagcagcaggtgataactGTAGTGGAGGAATCAGTGTGTAATCAACCTGCAGGTTCTGATGACAGTCAGACGCTGACAGACGGTTCATGATTATCCCCAGAGAACAACTCAGTCTCTCTTTTCTTCCTCACAGATGGGGTTATCTGTGGAGTTTGGGCGGATCGTGATCTTCACCACCAGTTTCCGTGTGGTGAGGACGACGTTTGAGCGCTGCGAGCTGGTCAGAAAGATCTTCCAGAACCACAGGGTGAGGTTTGTGGAGAAGAACATCGCCCTGGACAACGAGTACgggaaggagctggaggagcggTGCAAACGTGTGGGTGAACCTCCCTCACTGCCAGTCGTCTTCATTGACGGACACTACCTCGGGGTCAGTCCCACTTACTCTGTTCTGCTGAAGTCACATGGCAGTATCTTGGTTCTGACAGCCCACTTGTTCTGCAGGGTGCTGAGAAGATACTTGGCATGAATGAATCAGGAGAGCTGCAAGATCTTCTGACAAAAATTGAGGTTGGTTTAGTTTCTAGTGACCACCTTAAAAATGATGTAATGAGCCAGAGAAAAGACATTTTGGTGAAAAAgcagagtgaatgctgagtggTGGATGAGTGCTGatgtttgctgaagaagctgaaactgagttgtaaaagttaaaaaagtagAACACGAGCTGAAACACTAGCTAATAGCACTagctcaaagcagcaaaaagttaagtaaaagctaaagttgcaaaatgttagttaaaaatagcaaaggactggggaaaagctaaaagtagcagaatggcggctaaaaacaacaagtagtatgaaaagtcaaaaatagCCGCAGtaaactgaaacagaacaatgtttttgaaggaactgaggagatataaatgtatgtatgtataaatGTATTTCTGTAGGGAAcaggtttgtaaataaagtcaaacattctgaaaatgataaatgtttcaaaaacaaaagtcagagaACCcagctcctgaatgagctgaatgttttaatatataaatggctaaaatagcacaaattaTGCAGTTAGatcgaagaaaaaaaaaaaacgtacaaaaaacaaagaaagaaaaacaacagtgttagtgctgactcagcattattAATTTTAGTCAGAACAGATGGATTTCCTGAGCATCAGTTCCAGTCAACCCTCTGGGTTTATCCACACAGAtggtaaataatttaaatgttttcattgttcaGTCTGAGCTTTGTGACTTAATAAAGCACAGAGAGGTTGTTATCATGaaaaatttagtgtttttatttgttcaaaaccaTTGAGACGAGCCGTCTGGCTTGTCATGTCATCAGTGAAACCTGAGCAAACTGCACCAATAATCTGCCAGCTGTaatggaggtggtggaggaggtggaggtggaggtacTGATTCATTTGTTCAGAGCAAACGACTCTGAGGCACAAACTCTGattgtaaaaagtgtttttgttccaaactgaactgcagcagcatcattcacaaacaagcagtgaccttttctcttgttttgggtttatttgaaTTTAAGTCTCCTCCctaaaaaaacccataaaaataaaagaaataaaaatgaaaaatttaagaCAAATCAGTCTGATGACATTTAAGTCATACATTGTTCCTGTGGGACgtttaaaaatgtgcagctcTGAAAGGTCAGACATTCAGTAATCAGTCCAGGTCGTATGCTCtcaaaatatttagaaaataattgtgtgacattttggaaaatgcactcatttatttctgtcatgGATGTTATCAGTTGttgaaatgtaaaactaaagcCAGGGGGAAAAAACTTCTCTAAATAGTTTGGTAACAAGCAGAAAAGTTCAGAGTCTAACATCTGTACAAGTTttaacctctttttttgtttgtttaatgggtttttataaaccaaaagtaaaaataaacccatTTACTGTACATTAATGGGACAAAAATAGCAGCCAGATTGTTCTATTTTggttaaattaacataaaagtAACCAACCTGTCAGTCAAGTATGAAAGAGTTGGAACATtctgtaaaatacaaatatagaAAAGAGGAAATACCTCAAAGTATTTAGGGGGTTGTAATGACAAAACAGAGATATTTTAGTTCTTAAAAAGCACATCATTTGAATTTGTCCCCAACAAAGTTAAGATGTAGAAAACATTCTTGATTCACACCTAAATGCTAATTTGATCTCGTTCTTAGAGGGTACAGCAGCCCCAGACGTGCCAGACCTGTGGAGGCTTCGCCTTCATCCCGTGCCCGATGTGCCATGGCAGCAAGATGTCTGTGTTTCGGAACTGCTTCACGGATTCCTTCAAAGCCCTCAAATGCACTTCCTGCAATGAAAACGGCCTGCAGCCCTGTGCAAGCTGCAGCCAGTGAGGATGTTAAGTGCCTGGACCGAACATCCTTCCTTCCTCTTCAGGATTACTGGTCCTGAAACCTGACCTGGACTGAAACACAGGCACAGCAGGAACCCTTCTCCATGGCCATTGTAGTAAAGATAATTGGAATTTCCTAATAAAATCTGTGAACTTGTTGATTTGTGCTGTAATATTGATGTTAATGTGTTGTCTTGTCTCACAGATGACGAAGTCTCTCGGTACAGTCTGTCCACAGAAGGGTTGTGAACTAGTTTACCCTCCGGGAAATCTAAGCTTGTAAGTAAGGAGGCTGCCTAATTCACGAGTCTTTCGTCACTAATCCCGTATCAGACCCAGTTTGGGACAACAGACACCCAGGACAAACAGTGAAAGTCAGGGCTCAGTTTTCAGACAGCAGAAAGTCACAAACTGGAACTTTGCTCACAGCGACGCACAAAAATGTATCCAAAAAATACACGATCAACTTATAGTACTATGTATTCAATAGCATTGAAGATACTTAATACCATCAGAAAAGCATCTGATAGGCTCCACAATGTTTCTGCAGCATGTCAAAAGAGCTGTTTTGCTCCAGGTTTAGGATCTGAGTTATCTTTGAACTGACACTTCTGTCTCTGGGACACTCGCTGTGAGAATCTGCAAAACCCTCAACAAAAATATGAGCTGGAAAGTATGAAACTGAAACCAAACCATGGCCAAAATCagacttttattattgttttacatgCAGTATTCACAATCAGACCATCATCACGTCATTAGGACTGATTTGTATTTCATAACTGTTCAGGAAAACTCAAATACCTTTCTCAGCCCGTTATCATCaagattaaaaacatgatttttgcAACATAATTTTGATTGATATCTCATATAAAATATGATACAtcagtcaaaattaaaagaCAGCATCTATTATTATGACATGTATTAAGACATGTTTATGTTAAGTCATGATTATGAAATGATAATTTgagataaatcttttatttaaatatttttcctcaATGGATGAATAAAGAATCCATCTGTTATTTTGAGTCGGTTCTTAGTGAAAACTATAAAGTTATGAGAAAGTGAGTTATACaaatcataattatgagatacttACAGTGGCTTAGCAAGCTAAAATGAGGAGATGGCAGTTTATACTATCTCAGAATTATGacttaatatttaatatttatgacTAAGTATGCTAGCTCATGTTTGTGATTTAGCAGTTGCACTTATAATCTCATACTTATAGAGTGTAATCTCTAAATGATGTCTTAGTTAACTGACTTAGTATCCTATAATTATGATTTAGCATCTCATAATTATGCATCATCTCCAAATTATGACTTGTTGGATTTTATCATAAAGACTTAGCATTTCATAATGGTAACTATCTAGAAGTTATGACTTAGTATCTCATATTTATGACTTAGTACACAAGCTCATGTTTGTGATTTCGCAATTGTACTTATAATCTCATAATTAAAGGGTGCAAATCTCCAAATTATGGCTTAGTTAACTTAGTATCTCATAAATATAACTCAATATCCTACAGATATGATTTGGCACTTCATAATTATGCATCATCTCCAAGTTATGACTTGGCACCTCATGATTAGGACTCAGTAGACTATCTCATATTTATGACCTGACATCTTCACTTACCATCTAATAATGATGAGATACCatctcaaaattatgacttaTTGGATTTTATCATGAAGACTTAGCATTTCATGACAATGATCTTGAAGTTATGACCTAGTATCTCATATCTTAGCAAAAAACATATATAGTATGACTTAGAATTTCCAAATATGATATTATGAGATGCTAATATCTCATACTTAGATACAATATTAGTCCTAATTTTGAGATAATATCTCAGAGTGGCAGAAATAATCATCTAAATGAAGGAGTTATTACTTTTTCTCCCAgagttaaatataatttatccCAGATTGGGATTTTCtctggagaaacaaaacattttagctcTCCTGACAGTGGAAACCAAACGACGTGTCCTCGTGCAGCCAACGTTTCCCGCCGTTCCGGTGGTGCTCATCTGGCGGGTGACGTCATGGCCTCCTCGTGGCTCAGTCCCTCGGCTGTCATAGCCCTGTACAATGCTGCTTGAACATGATGAGAGACAAGGCAGCACCGTAAAGAGGCTGAAAGTCGAGagcagggagggaggaagaCTTCACTCATCTTCATCAGAGGAAGCTGCTGCACCCGCGACTCGAGCCaccatcctcttcatcatcttcatcaNgggggggggggggacagaggAAACAGCCGGTCAGATTTATTAATGACATcgtgtaaaaataaaaggtggtTTTATCTGCTGGCTTTAACAGAACCGGGCTCTGATGGAGGGAGGCGGGCTGAGAGCGCCCCCACCTGGGCGCTGATGGAGATGAGAAGACAAGAGacacagagggaggaaaaaaaaaaaaacaccaaatgcaTCGACAATATGATCCAAATGGTTTATTAAATCTGCGAAGAATGAATGAAAGCAGCAGACACAGATgtgtttgcatttctttgtaataaaaaaagcgATGAGCCACATCAGTCTGACAGGATtgattgtcttcttttttttaaagaatcaatgtgaataataacaataatctgCTCGGAGGAGACAGGATGGGCAGTGGCACACACTGACCTGGGAATGGCACGACGAGACATGACACGGATGATGCGCGCAACACCCAAAGACCTGAACACAACATGAACGgctttaaaaacctgcagagtGGGGGGCTGGGGACGGTCCGCACTGTGTCCTGCTCTCCAAGCTCGacgaaaatagaaaaaaaaatttaaaaagcagaaaaaaatttaGATGGTTTCTGTGGAGTAGTGGAGCGTGGTCCGGCCGCGGAGCTGTGCGTAATGTTTTGAATGGTCGGTCAATGCGCAGACTGGTTGgaaatgactgtttttattgacGTCAGCGTACAGCctggtccccccccccccacacacacacacaacccatTCCTCCTCTCTCACATCCTCCACAACTGCACCATCTAATGGTTTTACATTTCAGTCAACCATCTGagcttcaaacaggaaacagctctccagtttaagaaaaaaaaatctgaaatcatCCCACCTGCAAAAATCttaacatccaaaaaaaaaacccccacacaCCTTGAGTTCACACCTGACAGGTTTACAAAGGTCACACAGTTTACATGACACCTTTAAgtccatcacacacacaaaataaagcgacatgatttaataaattattccaAATTTATTCCAAGTCCTTCAGAAGTCGCAACATGAGGTGACATATTTCActtcataaaatatatatttcaatcCTCTGGCCCACCTCCTTGAACCGGAGCTGCAACTGCATGCAGacccaaaaaaaccaaaaacaaaaagcacgctcactctgcatgttttacacagAACATTCAGCACTAAACACAGAGATGTTGATAGTTTACCACATGAAGATTTACGTCTGCTGGAGCAGCTCTTTTATTCGTTCGATGAGTTTCGTCATGAAAAACCTGGACTTTATGTTCAGtagaaaaggagagagagacttcttcctcctcctcagggcTTCGATTTAGGAACAACAGTCATCTGCTGATCAGCTGAAAACCTCCAGACACCCAGAGACCTCAGAGCTGAACAGCAAACTTTACAGCTGTcataaagaaaagtaaaaacaaaagtctatAATGTCATTTTTAGCTAAATCTGGTGCTTTAAACCCATATCATCTCCATCAGTCTATTTCTTTAACTTGTTTTCATGAATTATTACAATAAGACGACaaattattgtaaatataaatgtttttaattgcttCTTTTGTCTATATTAGTTAACTCTTCATCTCTAATATCTAATAAGAAGCTTTAATAACACAATTtaacttgtgtatttttctgtaataGTAGTAAAAAATCCACCATCGTTGCAGCCTGGAGCCATCTTTCTTAAGTTTTTAACGTTTACAAAAGCACTAACGTTGTCTAGTCGTtaaataaatcttgtttaaatatgtttcctCCGCTCTACTGAAGGAAACCCCATCACTGCGGTTCAAGCAGAACTTTAAAGTAAAGCACAAAGTCTGGGAAATGATCCTGGTCCTCTTCAGATACGAAACCAGACACACAACTGGAGGAATGTGAGCAGAAGCGAAAACACACCGAGGATCCCACACTTCCTCCTGAAATTCAAGGAAACTCGTAACAATCCAGCTGTTTCCCAGAACCAGTCAAACTTCAGTGGATCTCTGGTGGGATCATCTCTCCGTCCCGTTCGGGCGTGTTTTTGTTTCCGGACTAAGACTTGACAAGTTGTTCTGGGTTGTTTGTGGTGGTCAGAGTAAGAGGGAGGGATTGGCCGTCGTTTCTTCTTCTAATGTTCTTCTAGGAGCTGCAGGATGATTCCTCAGAGCTACTACAGAATCTCCAGGTCTACATGACGAACCTCCGGGTTACGTTGCTGCGAAGACAAGAAACAGTCACTAAATCTTACTTCAGGTGtcttttaaatacttttctttttaccatcTATTCATTACATTCTGCTCAGCagtaaaaacaagtttcttggttttaaaaaataaagactttgatCCCACCTTGAGTTCCTTCTCCAAGCGGTCCACCTCGGCTCCCAGCGTATCGATGATGTTCTCCCCGTGTTTCAGCATGAAGTTCTCCAGCTCTTCAGGTGTtctcacctgctgaatttcCTGCAGACgcaatcaaaacacacacatactggaCATCAGCCACTTCCAAAACGTATCTTACAAAGGTTTGCAACCCTCTAGATCACGTGTCAAACTGTTCAGATGTCTTCAtgctggtttaaataaaagacttgtggacatgctgcTGGAGGACTTGATGAATTGgtgaagaggtaattaaaccatttgaatcaggtgcgttggagcagaaaaacctaaaacttccaggacagcagccctcgaggcctggagtctgacacccctgctctagattTAATGTATCTATGTTGCCTTCGATCTCTTCATGTATTCATTCTGCTCTGGAAACAACAATTATGGTGCCGTTTCCTTCATACAGCAAGATTTCTCCAGACTCTGTCGTCAGCAGACTTAAATTGTTTTTCCAAGGCTaagatattgttttaaaaacatctgtagtGTAGTCAACTTATGACGgtgtgaataaaaaagaacaactaaTACATGTACCATATGtgggcatttttaaaaacacggTTTGCCTCACTCAGTTCTTAAAGAATCAAAATCCATCAGGACAACaccatttacaaaataaacacatttctttaaggCTCAACGATTCAATACATAATCCAGTGAAGGTCAGACCTGAGTCAAAACAGAGGAAACCACCTGGGAAGAgttattcccttttttttctgaagaaatccataaaactttatttaaaaagcttctaAAACCAGAACTTTTTATAGCAAAACTTAAAGCTgctctccaaaataaaagcaggtaaaaatctaaataaaatgcttCAGCACAGGCAACTAAAATGTATTATTGTTCACATATTTGACTTCAACATAAGTAGACAGAGTGATGAGATGTTTAAACTGTCTGTGTGtcacaatgacaataaaaaaaggaacagggTACAGTTTGaatcaaaagtaaataaaataagaaaagaaaaaggattgTATTTTGAGAATACAGAGAtgtacagtaaattaaaaagtaaaaacttacATTAAGGATTAGGTCAATGTCTTGTTTTTCCAGATAAGACCTCGTCACCACCCGGCCGTCAAAGTCAACCTCAGCCTTGAAGCGAACTTTACTCAGACCCATATCCGTGGCCTTCACATCGTGGATGGCTCTgctcacagaaaaataaagcctTGGTACGAAATCTCCCCAAAACATCACTTCTACGCAGGATTTCTGCTGCATGAAGTGTTCAATACGTGACGGAGGAgataaagtgaacaaaaactcTGGATGATTGTTCACAGTTTAACACGGAcagtttccttttaaagaaCCAAACACGAGGAATACATTTTACTGCTCTCTGTCTCTTAAATCTATTAAGTTAAGGAAATAATCAGCAGATAAAAACCATTATCAAATTGGCTGTCAGGAaggttgttgtgtttgtcttcttGCTGACCTTACAGCTGGATCGTTCTCCAGGAACTCTGTAAGCTTCTGCACACGCTCCGCCTGTATGGAGCGTCCCAGCAGCGCCTCGGTGTTGGTGTAGATCAGGAAGGCTGAGACAGTGCCCAGCAGCGTGCCCACGCCGAGAGAGCCCAGACTGTCATAGTACGGGTTACCTGAAACCACCAACAAACTGTGATGTGGAAGAGCCAGCACTGAAATGAGTCTCACTAACATGAGATGAGATTGTCCTGCTAGAAGTGTGCTCTACCAGGTGTAAGAGAAGTGCAGACAGGGCTGGAAGGACTCAGGAGAacaaacagatctttgtttacctGTGAGTGAGGTGAGCCCCATGCAGCCAGCAgccaaaatgactccaaacacgGCAGCAGCATCTTCCAGCAGCACCACGTTGGTGCTGGGGTCTCGACTCTGCATTACTGCACAAAACCATACAGGACATCAAATCAGCTTGTTTTAGGTGACTCTGTTTGCAAACAGTGACGTTAGTATTAGGGATGGGGTTTTTGAATTTGTCAGGtaattttccctttttgtaTTAATATTCaacaacatttatatttattcattttcaccGGTCCAATGAATCAATGTGGACGCtctaatcctttcaaaataaaacacaatgacTGTAAGAGGCAGGGACGCTTCGAGCTGtttctcttatttattttccttcaggAGGTGGGAGGCAGTACCACCTCCCTTTTCCAGCACACCGACTGGAAAAGCCTTGTTAGGAAACATCATGGCGTGTTTTTACCAGGTaccagtgttaaaaaaatacaaaccaaaagACATTCCTGATGGTTTCATAGCTAACataaggttttgttttactaCCATGATGGAAGGTGTATTTACTGTGGTATAGAGTCCACGCAGTTTATCACAAACACTTTATTAC carries:
- the grxcr1a gene encoding glutaredoxin domain-containing cysteine-rich protein 1 — its product is MEGTEPTAGQERPQRRVRFRVASGNSGRVLKEMFKDEGPSDSLDSDCTSSSDAERASTPSTTGDIHGHLFGYLGSELDDSGSEPDELLMYAGATKDWMFTTKRVNILSKNGTVRGVRHKVSAGQALFENLPNAMGLSVEFGRIVIFTTSFRVVRTTFERCELVRKIFQNHRVRFVEKNIALDNEYGKELEERCKRVGEPPSLPVVFIDGHYLGGAEKILGMNESGELQDLLTKIERVQQPQTCQTCGGFAFIPCPMCHGSKMSVFRNCFTDSFKALKCTSCNENGLQPCASCSQ